GCGATTCGCCGCTATCAAGATTCGTCACGACGACACCGCCCTGATTGCCCGCATTGCTGATGAACGCGTAGTTATGCTTATGATCGATGCGGATATCGTTCAACGAGTCTTTCGGCGTGACGATCTTGCCGTACTCGAACCGGCGCACGATCTTGCGCGTCGCGAGATCGAACTCGATCAGCTTCGGCGGCTGACGTGTCTGGTCGACGGACGCGAGCGATGAATCAAGCGCCCACAAGTGGTCGCGCTCATCGACCCACAACGCCTGCACCGAGATCCATTGATTCGAGCCGTCGTCGTCGGGCTTATAGACGTTCCAGCTTTCGTCGGGAAAGGGCGTCAGCGCGCCGGTCTTCGTATCAACCTCGACCATGCTGTAGCGCGACCGTTTGACCGATGCCGGCGCCGTGGCGAACACGCGCCCCTGCCGCGAGACGCCGATGCCGACGAGCCTGAAGTCATCGTCGAACGTGGCCACGGTTTCGAGGCGCGGTTCGCGTTCGGCCGCTTCGCTCGCGGGCAGACCGACGCTCAGGACACCGGCCAGGCCCGCTCCCAAAGATGCAAGAACGTGCCGCCGCATGCGCTGCCGGGAATCGTTGTGACTCATTGCGCGTCCCTCGCCTCGCCGCTCCTCGCTTATGGTTTGTAAGCGATTAAAAAACGGCGGTTCACTGATGCTAGGTACGCGGCAAACGCCTGTCAAGCTGGCGTGCTCGTCGCAGGCCAGCTTCGATGCCCGGCTTACTGCGACATTGCGCCGGACGCGGGATGGTCTTTGCTCATCGCATCGTGCTTCTTCATCTTGTCCTTGCTCATCGAGTCTTTCTTCATGCTGTCGTGCGACATAGCGTCCTTGCTCATCGAATCGTGCGACATCGCATCGTTGGACATCGCGCCGCTGGCCTGCGCATAAGCTGCCGATGCACCGATTGCCAATGCCGCCGCGAACACTGCCGTCATCACTCGTTTCATTTCACTTCTCCTTGTTGGACCTGCTGACCTGCGTTGAAAACCTGCTCCGGCCGGGCCGGATTCGAAAAGCACGGCGGTCATGAACCGCCGAACCAGTTGTAGCCCTGGTCGACCCAATAGCCGCCGGGATACGTGTTAGTGACCAAGATTTCGACGATGTGCTTCGGGTTCTTGTA
This sequence is a window from Caballeronia sp. M1242. Protein-coding genes within it:
- a CDS encoding L-dopachrome tautomerase-related protein produces the protein MSHNDSRQRMRRHVLASLGAGLAGVLSVGLPASEAAEREPRLETVATFDDDFRLVGIGVSRQGRVFATAPASVKRSRYSMVEVDTKTGALTPFPDESWNVYKPDDDGSNQWISVQALWVDERDHLWALDSSLASVDQTRQPPKLIEFDLATRKIVRRFEYGKIVTPKDSLNDIRIDHKHNYAFISNAGNQGGVVVTNLDSGESRLVLAGDRSSVADPNQHLMFGDRIARKLDGGVLVLQTDGIALSPDREWLYYRPLTDHHYWRVPTAALVDASLSAQELSERVQFLGDGAETGGLIMSGAGVLYGGDLENRTVVAFDVVERDGKPALAQKTFVGKHPQLSWADGFAIANGYLYIADSHLHELNFSNGYPREGKLAIFRARLPKQPADGLAG
- a CDS encoding pentapeptide MXKDX repeat protein, giving the protein MKRVMTAVFAAALAIGASAAYAQASGAMSNDAMSHDSMSKDAMSHDSMKKDSMSKDKMKKHDAMSKDHPASGAMSQ